One Streptomyces sp. RPA4-2 genomic window carries:
- a CDS encoding DinB family protein has product MSETVTVNELATHDSAHEPTATGERADLLEALAKHRHFLRFTTRDLTDEQAGRRTTVSQLCLGGLIKHVTAVERAWAQFILDGPSAMPDFTSMTEADWARRADEFRMLPGETLTGVLADYAEVARRTDELIATLPDLDATQPLPKAPWSEPGTRWSARRVLMHIITETAQHAGHADIIRESLDGAKTMG; this is encoded by the coding sequence ATGAGCGAGACCGTGACTGTCAACGAACTGGCCACCCACGACTCGGCCCATGAGCCCACCGCTACCGGCGAGCGCGCCGACTTGCTGGAGGCCCTGGCCAAGCATCGTCATTTCCTGCGATTCACCACCCGTGACCTCACCGACGAGCAGGCCGGGCGCCGGACCACCGTCAGCCAGCTGTGCTTGGGCGGCCTGATCAAACATGTCACTGCGGTCGAGCGAGCCTGGGCGCAGTTCATCCTGGACGGCCCGTCGGCGATGCCCGACTTCACCTCCATGACCGAGGCCGACTGGGCCCGACGGGCCGACGAGTTCCGGATGCTGCCCGGCGAGACGCTGACCGGCGTGCTCGCCGACTACGCCGAGGTAGCCCGCCGAACAGACGAACTGATCGCCACCCTCCCCGACCTGGACGCCACACAACCGCTACCGAAGGCCCCGTGGTCCGAACCGGGCACGCGATGGTCGGCCCGCCGGGTACTGATGCACATCATCACCGAGACCGCCCAGCACGCCGGCCACGCCGACATCATCCGCGAGTCCCTGGACGGCGCCAAGACCATGGGTTAG
- a CDS encoding SpoIIE family protein phosphatase — protein sequence MDSDFDAAVLHALFTQPPIGLHVLDPELRIVRFNSAAPGVQGLDMSDAVGRTWRELGFAADDVESMLRTVLETGEAVTDFQYRGRPDVLGGMERVLSISAFRLQDAEQRTLGVAGTVVDITVQDRVERRLNLLYRAGERLGRSLDVFRTAQELADVAVGELADVVSVVVLDAVLHGEAPRPGPLFDPVTVRQAGSRAVEAITVDSTMYEVGEVRVIPRGTPFSQALSDLRPRLVRHLKANDPWLVRHPADAERVSEAGVHSLMAVPLAARGVVLGMATFYRGPGSPPFDDDDLGVAATVVARAALCVDNARRYTRERTIARLTQRALVPDRLPSYTAAETAYTFLPVASSGVWYDVIPLSGARIALVAGDVSGHGLPTVTTMGRLRTAVGALAAMDLQADELLEHLHDLTEQLAREHVPAENSDQSELTATCLFVIYDPVTRTCTLSRAGHPAPVVALPDGSIHVIDVPAGPNLGRGVASYRSTSVDLPEGSILTLHNAELLQDTDQDQLPAFRDAFSTPTGLTGRLQDMCDTLMTSLLPDNPADDAMLLLARTRSLGPDQVASWTLPHEPESAAAARRLVAGQLTDWDLDDLTFSTELIASELVTNTVRYSTGPAQLRLINDRTLICEVSDNSNAAPHLRHAEDDDEGGRGLYLVAQLAQHWGVRRAGRGKTIWTEQALPAHGPVGDDR from the coding sequence GTGGACTCTGACTTCGATGCGGCGGTGCTGCACGCGCTGTTCACTCAGCCACCCATCGGCTTGCATGTACTGGATCCGGAGCTGCGGATCGTGCGCTTCAACTCCGCCGCGCCCGGTGTTCAGGGCCTCGACATGAGTGACGCGGTCGGCCGTACCTGGCGCGAGCTGGGATTCGCCGCGGACGATGTGGAGAGCATGCTGCGCACCGTGCTGGAGACGGGCGAGGCGGTAACCGATTTCCAGTACCGGGGCCGTCCGGATGTCCTGGGCGGCATGGAGAGGGTGCTGTCGATCTCGGCGTTCCGCCTCCAGGACGCCGAACAGCGCACGCTGGGAGTGGCCGGCACAGTGGTGGACATCACCGTGCAGGATCGCGTCGAGCGGCGCCTGAACCTGCTGTACCGGGCCGGTGAGCGGCTCGGGCGCAGCCTGGATGTGTTCCGCACGGCGCAGGAACTCGCGGATGTCGCCGTGGGCGAGCTGGCCGATGTGGTGTCGGTCGTTGTTCTCGATGCCGTGCTGCACGGCGAGGCGCCGCGCCCGGGACCGTTGTTCGACCCGGTCACCGTGCGTCAGGCCGGTTCCCGAGCCGTGGAGGCGATCACGGTGGATTCGACCATGTACGAGGTCGGGGAAGTCAGGGTGATTCCCCGGGGCACCCCGTTCTCGCAGGCCCTCAGCGACCTGCGGCCACGGCTCGTCCGGCACCTGAAGGCCAACGACCCGTGGCTGGTCCGGCATCCAGCGGATGCTGAGAGGGTGAGTGAGGCGGGGGTGCACTCGCTGATGGCCGTCCCGCTGGCCGCGCGCGGCGTGGTGCTCGGCATGGCGACCTTCTACCGCGGCCCCGGATCACCGCCCTTCGACGATGACGACCTCGGCGTCGCCGCCACTGTGGTGGCCCGGGCCGCGCTGTGCGTCGACAACGCCCGCCGCTACACCCGTGAGCGCACGATCGCCCGGCTCACCCAGCGCGCCCTGGTGCCCGACCGTCTGCCCTCGTACACCGCCGCGGAGACCGCGTACACCTTCCTGCCGGTCGCCTCCAGCGGCGTCTGGTACGACGTCATCCCTCTCTCCGGTGCACGCATCGCGCTCGTCGCCGGCGACGTGTCCGGCCACGGCCTGCCCACCGTGACCACGATGGGCCGGCTGCGCACGGCGGTCGGCGCCCTGGCCGCGATGGACTTGCAGGCCGACGAACTCCTCGAACATCTCCACGACCTGACCGAGCAGCTCGCCCGCGAACACGTGCCCGCCGAGAACTCCGACCAGTCGGAGCTAACGGCGACCTGCCTCTTTGTGATCTACGACCCGGTCACCCGCACCTGCACCCTGTCCCGGGCAGGACATCCTGCGCCCGTCGTGGCCCTGCCCGACGGCAGTATCCACGTCATCGACGTCCCGGCGGGGCCGAACCTGGGACGCGGCGTGGCCTCGTACCGGTCCACCAGCGTGGATCTGCCCGAGGGCAGCATCCTCACCCTCCACAACGCGGAACTCCTCCAGGACACCGATCAGGACCAGCTTCCCGCCTTCCGGGACGCCTTCAGCACACCCACAGGCCTGACCGGCCGCCTGCAGGACATGTGCGACACCCTGATGACCTCACTGCTCCCCGACAACCCTGCCGACGACGCCATGCTCCTGCTGGCCCGCACCCGCTCACTCGGCCCGGACCAGGTGGCCTCCTGGACACTGCCCCACGAACCCGAGAGCGCCGCCGCGGCCCGCCGCCTGGTCGCCGGCCAGCTCACCGACTGGGACCTCGACGACCTCACCTTCAGCACCGAACTGATCGCCAGCGAACTGGTGACCAACACCGTCCGCTACTCCACGGGGCCGGCACAGCTCCGGCTGATCAACGACCGTACGCTGATCTGCGAGGTCTCCGACAACAGCAACGCCGCCCCCCATCTGCGGCACGCGGAGGACGACGACGAAGGCGGTCGCGGCCTGTACCTGGTCGCGCAACTGGCCCAGCACTGGGGAGTCCGCCGCGCTGGACGTGGCAAGACCATCTGGACTGAGCAGGCCCTGCCCGCTCATGGACCGGTGGGCGACGACAGGTGA
- a CDS encoding NUDIX hydrolase, with translation MLLHMSNSAQEGESTPLHSVSVAGVVIGEDGRLLAIRRADNGTWELPGGVLELDETPEAGVAREVLEETGIHVEVDQLTGVYKNTTRGIVALVFRCKPSGGTERTSSESTAVDWLTPEEVSERMAEVFAVRLLDALDGNGPHVRSHDGRRLIPAG, from the coding sequence ATGCTCCTGCACATGAGTAACAGTGCCCAGGAAGGCGAGTCAACGCCGCTCCACTCCGTGTCCGTAGCCGGAGTGGTCATCGGCGAGGACGGCCGACTCCTGGCGATCCGCCGCGCGGACAACGGCACTTGGGAACTTCCCGGCGGCGTACTCGAACTCGACGAGACCCCCGAGGCCGGCGTCGCCCGCGAGGTCCTCGAGGAGACCGGCATCCACGTCGAGGTGGACCAGCTCACCGGGGTCTACAAGAACACCACCCGGGGCATCGTCGCCCTGGTCTTCCGCTGCAAGCCCTCCGGGGGCACCGAGCGCACGTCCAGCGAATCGACCGCGGTTGACTGGCTCACGCCCGAAGAGGTCAGCGAGCGCATGGCCGAGGTCTTCGCGGTCCGCCTCCTGGACGCCTTGGACGGCAACGGTCCTCACGTACGGAGCCACGACGGCAGGCGCCTCATCCCAGCGGGATAG